One genomic window of Arvicola amphibius chromosome 4, mArvAmp1.2, whole genome shotgun sequence includes the following:
- the Mrpl58 gene encoding peptidyl-tRNA hydrolase ICT1, mitochondrial isoform X1 has product MNMAAAWGLRCGLSRAGTLLLPPPARCVRRALHRQVFGTEFQSIYSLDKLYPESKGVDTAWKVPERAKQASSDIPLDRLSISYCRSSGPGGQNVNKVNSKAEVRFHLASADWIAEPVRQKIALKHKNKINKAGELVLTSEISRYQFRNLAECLQKIRDMIAEASQMPKEPSKEDAQLQRLRIEKMNRERLRQKRINSSIKTSRRVTMD; this is encoded by the exons ATGAACATGGCGGCCGCCTGGGGCCTGCGCTGTGGCCTGAGCCGAGCTGGAACCTTGTTGCTCCCGCCGCCTGCGCGCTGTGTTCGCCGGGCTCTGCACAGACAGGTATTCGGCACCGAATTCCAGAGCATCTACAGCCTGGACAAGCTCTACCCCGAGTCCAAGGGCGTGGATACGGCCTGGAAGGTCCCG GAGCGTGCGAAACAAGCCAGCAGTGACATCCCTCTAG aTCGATTGAGCATATCGTACTGTCGGAGTAGCGGTCCTGGGGGGCAGAATGTTAACAAAG TGAATTCCAAGGCTGAAGTCAGGTTTCACTTGGCCAGTGCAGACTGGATCGCCGAGCCTGTGCGCCAGAAGATTGCTCTCAAG CATAAAAACAAGATCAACAAGGCAGGAGAGCTGGTACTTACCTCTGAGATCAGTCGCTACCAGTTCCGGAATCTGGCGGAGTGCCTACAGAAAATTCGAGACATGATTGCTGAGGCCAGCCAAATGCCCAAGGAGCCATCCAAAGAAGACGCTCAGCTCCAGAGACTCAG GATAGAAAAGATGAATCGGGAAAGACTGCGACAGAAAAGAATCAACTCTTCCATAAAGACAAGCAGGAGGGTGACTATGGACTGA
- the Mrpl58 gene encoding peptidyl-tRNA hydrolase ICT1, mitochondrial isoform X2, translating into MNMAAAWGLRCGLSRAGTLLLPPPARCVRRALHRQERAKQASSDIPLDRLSISYCRSSGPGGQNVNKVNSKAEVRFHLASADWIAEPVRQKIALKHKNKINKAGELVLTSEISRYQFRNLAECLQKIRDMIAEASQMPKEPSKEDAQLQRLRIEKMNRERLRQKRINSSIKTSRRVTMD; encoded by the exons ATGAACATGGCGGCCGCCTGGGGCCTGCGCTGTGGCCTGAGCCGAGCTGGAACCTTGTTGCTCCCGCCGCCTGCGCGCTGTGTTCGCCGGGCTCTGCACAGACAG GAGCGTGCGAAACAAGCCAGCAGTGACATCCCTCTAG aTCGATTGAGCATATCGTACTGTCGGAGTAGCGGTCCTGGGGGGCAGAATGTTAACAAAG TGAATTCCAAGGCTGAAGTCAGGTTTCACTTGGCCAGTGCAGACTGGATCGCCGAGCCTGTGCGCCAGAAGATTGCTCTCAAG CATAAAAACAAGATCAACAAGGCAGGAGAGCTGGTACTTACCTCTGAGATCAGTCGCTACCAGTTCCGGAATCTGGCGGAGTGCCTACAGAAAATTCGAGACATGATTGCTGAGGCCAGCCAAATGCCCAAGGAGCCATCCAAAGAAGACGCTCAGCTCCAGAGACTCAG GATAGAAAAGATGAATCGGGAAAGACTGCGACAGAAAAGAATCAACTCTTCCATAAAGACAAGCAGGAGGGTGACTATGGACTGA